A genomic segment from Geitlerinema sp. PCC 7407 encodes:
- a CDS encoding GAF domain-containing hybrid sensor histidine kinase/response regulator — protein sequence MVRNAGTPTIAVSELTLATAKLAKGRQDCAPLPALFTLVISADFSALLLGDRLPENPADLCKAQITFEPEAIASFGHQLAAHLSRTSTLAKQLKQALAVLGTNNPLHQSEFTQELLGLLMQPPQTPMAQCSSDQSSFKTIEAALQPQVEQERLLNQVITQIRQSLELPVILETAVQQVRHFLVADRLVIYQCQRQTGVPEAGIVYEARVSASVGSILHVVESNTCLKPSTECHEKYRQGTAVAIADTEVSYADLPCLLELVRRHQIRAKLVVPIVLQDELWGLLIAHQCQPRVWTETEQAFLKHTAEHLAIAIQQASLYAQLQQQQQTLKQRVIERTQELYDTLQLAQSANQAKSEFLATMSHELRTPLTCVIGMSATLLRSTLGELTPKQRDYLKTIHSSGEHLLSLINDILDLSQVESGKAFLTISEFSLSRLAQQVMRAIEERAQSHQVQLILDLRLEASRSRFVADQRRVRQILLNLLSNAIKFTPDGGQVILRVWREGETAVLQVEDTGIGIPEHQRPLLFQKFQQLDTSYRRKYGGTGLGLALTKQLVELHRGWINVESSVGVGSTFTVHLPAQTRASSSAIAPPSSFREQPSEPLQGNIVLIQEHEESAMLICDILTAAGYQVVWMVEGITALKQIEILQPAAVITDTQLPSIDGDEVIRYLRSVTLLRDLRILALVSKATPADYVAYLEMGADDYLTKPIHPEQLLIKVNALMSLTVPPVMTLGRTSTP from the coding sequence ATGGTTCGCAACGCGGGCACGCCGACGATCGCCGTGAGTGAGCTTACCCTCGCCACTGCCAAGCTGGCAAAGGGTCGCCAGGACTGCGCGCCTTTGCCAGCTTTATTTACGCTGGTGATCTCTGCTGACTTCAGTGCGCTGCTGCTGGGCGATCGCCTCCCCGAAAACCCAGCCGATCTCTGCAAAGCGCAGATTACCTTTGAGCCCGAGGCGATCGCGAGCTTCGGCCATCAGCTGGCCGCCCACCTGAGCCGCACATCGACCCTGGCCAAGCAGCTCAAGCAGGCCCTGGCCGTCCTCGGAACCAACAATCCCCTGCATCAGAGTGAATTCACCCAGGAGCTCCTCGGCCTCCTGATGCAGCCGCCCCAGACGCCGATGGCCCAGTGCAGCTCCGACCAAAGCAGCTTCAAAACCATTGAAGCCGCTCTCCAACCGCAAGTGGAGCAGGAGCGCCTCCTCAACCAAGTCATCACCCAAATTCGCCAAAGCCTCGAGCTGCCGGTGATTTTGGAGACGGCAGTCCAGCAGGTGCGGCACTTTTTGGTGGCCGATCGCCTGGTGATCTACCAGTGCCAGCGCCAGACCGGTGTGCCGGAGGCAGGCATCGTCTACGAAGCTCGGGTCTCGGCCAGCGTCGGCTCGATTTTGCATGTGGTCGAGTCCAACACCTGCCTCAAACCGTCCACGGAGTGCCACGAAAAATATCGCCAGGGAACGGCTGTGGCGATCGCCGACACCGAGGTCTCCTACGCCGACCTGCCTTGTCTCCTGGAACTGGTGCGGCGGCATCAAATTCGCGCCAAGCTCGTCGTCCCGATCGTGCTCCAAGACGAGCTGTGGGGCCTGCTGATTGCCCATCAGTGCCAGCCCCGGGTCTGGACCGAGACCGAGCAAGCCTTTCTCAAGCACACGGCTGAGCATCTCGCCATCGCCATTCAGCAGGCGTCTCTCTACGCTCAGCTCCAGCAGCAGCAGCAAACCCTCAAGCAGCGGGTCATCGAGCGGACCCAGGAGCTCTACGACACCCTCCAGCTGGCTCAGTCCGCCAACCAGGCCAAAAGCGAGTTTCTGGCGACGATGAGCCACGAGCTGCGCACGCCCCTCACCTGCGTGATAGGTATGTCGGCGACCCTGCTGCGATCGACCCTGGGGGAACTGACCCCCAAGCAGCGCGACTACCTCAAAACCATTCACAGCAGCGGCGAGCACCTGCTCAGCCTCATTAACGACATCCTGGACCTGTCCCAGGTGGAGTCGGGCAAGGCTTTCTTGACCATCAGCGAATTTTCCCTCAGCCGCTTGGCCCAGCAGGTGATGCGCGCCATCGAGGAAAGAGCCCAAAGCCACCAAGTGCAGCTCATTCTGGACTTGCGCCTGGAGGCATCCCGTAGCCGCTTTGTGGCGGATCAGCGGCGCGTCCGTCAGATCCTGCTGAACCTGCTGAGCAACGCAATCAAGTTCACGCCGGACGGGGGCCAGGTGATTTTGCGGGTGTGGCGTGAGGGCGAGACGGCGGTGCTCCAGGTCGAAGATACGGGAATCGGCATTCCGGAGCATCAGCGGCCCCTGCTGTTCCAAAAATTTCAGCAGCTCGACACGTCCTACCGGCGAAAGTACGGGGGAACGGGCCTGGGTCTGGCCCTCACAAAGCAGCTGGTGGAGCTGCACCGGGGCTGGATCAACGTGGAGTCGTCGGTGGGGGTGGGCTCGACCTTTACGGTGCACCTGCCGGCCCAAACGCGCGCCTCAAGCTCGGCGATCGCGCCTCCGTCGTCCTTTCGGGAGCAGCCCTCGGAGCCGCTCCAGGGCAACATCGTGCTGATCCAAGAGCACGAAGAGAGCGCGATGCTCATCTGCGATATCTTGACCGCCGCCGGTTATCAGGTGGTGTGGATGGTGGAGGGCATCACGGCTCTCAAGCAAATTGAGATTTTGCAGCCAGCGGCCGTGATTACCGACACGCAGCTGCCCAGCATCGACGGCGATGAGGTGATTCGGTATTTGCGCAGCGTCACCCTTCTGCGGGATCTGCGAATTTTGGCCCTGGTGTCCAAGGCGACCCCTGCTGACTACGTGGCCTACCTGGAAATGGGAGCGGACGACTATCTCACCAAGCCCATTCACCCCGAGCAGCTGCTGATCAAGGTGAATGCGCTGATGAGCCTGACGGTGCCGCCGGTGATGACCCTGGGCCGGACCTCGACGCCCTGA
- the ctpB gene encoding carboxyl-terminal processing protease CtpB, which translates to MNRTPKHPHIFHIALFSGAIATTATLSLFIPGVTNSVRAALQESPKAILDEAWQIVNREYVDATFNQTDWQAARQRLLSRDYSSREQAYDALRKELELLNDPYTRFMDREQYQALSNQTSGELSGVGMRLEINEESKKLVVVEPIEGSPAVKAGIQPGDEILAINGKSTEGIAVEAAAAMIRGEEGTKVDLKLARDGQAPFDVSLVRARIELPTVRYTLNREGSRAIGYIRLNQFSGHASEQMRRAIQELKQQGAEAFVLDLRGNPGGLLNASIDIARMWLDQGDIVKTVNRVGQSENISANNSALTQLPLTVLVDGNSASSSEILTGALQDNGRATVIGSQTFGKALVQSVHSLSDGSGVAVTIAHYYTPNGTDISHKGITPDIQIELSEAQQMQLSSNPKLIGTMNDPQYAKAIDTLMATAFRPNAKPPQRASR; encoded by the coding sequence ATGAATCGAACCCCCAAGCACCCCCACATCTTTCACATAGCACTCTTCAGCGGTGCGATCGCCACCACAGCAACCCTCTCGCTTTTCATTCCTGGCGTCACCAACTCGGTTCGGGCAGCCCTCCAGGAGAGCCCCAAAGCCATCCTCGACGAAGCTTGGCAAATCGTTAATCGCGAGTACGTCGACGCCACTTTCAACCAAACCGACTGGCAGGCCGCCCGTCAGCGCCTCCTCAGCCGAGATTACAGCTCCCGAGAGCAGGCCTACGACGCCTTGCGCAAAGAACTAGAGCTCCTCAATGATCCCTATACTCGCTTCATGGATCGCGAGCAGTACCAAGCGCTGAGCAACCAAACCTCCGGAGAGCTCTCTGGCGTTGGCATGCGCCTCGAAATTAACGAGGAAAGCAAAAAGCTGGTGGTGGTCGAGCCCATCGAGGGCTCTCCTGCCGTCAAAGCTGGCATCCAGCCCGGAGACGAGATCCTAGCAATCAATGGCAAATCAACCGAAGGCATTGCCGTTGAAGCCGCAGCAGCCATGATTCGAGGCGAAGAGGGCACCAAGGTTGATCTCAAACTCGCCCGAGACGGTCAGGCCCCCTTCGATGTCTCCCTCGTCCGTGCCCGCATTGAGCTACCCACAGTACGCTACACCCTCAACCGCGAAGGCAGTCGGGCTATTGGCTACATTCGCCTCAACCAGTTCAGCGGCCACGCCTCCGAGCAAATGCGGCGAGCTATCCAAGAGCTCAAGCAGCAAGGTGCAGAGGCGTTTGTGCTGGACTTGCGGGGCAACCCAGGCGGCCTCCTAAATGCGAGCATCGACATTGCGCGCATGTGGCTTGACCAAGGGGACATCGTGAAAACCGTCAACCGAGTAGGCCAAAGCGAAAATATCTCCGCCAACAACTCCGCGCTGACACAGCTCCCCCTCACGGTACTCGTAGACGGGAACTCGGCTAGCTCCAGCGAGATCCTGACCGGCGCACTCCAGGACAACGGTCGAGCGACGGTTATCGGCAGTCAAACCTTTGGAAAAGCCCTTGTACAGTCTGTTCACTCGCTCTCAGATGGATCTGGGGTTGCAGTAACGATCGCCCACTACTACACCCCCAATGGCACGGACATCAGCCACAAGGGCATTACCCCTGATATCCAAATCGAGCTCAGCGAGGCTCAGCAGATGCAGCTCTCAAGCAATCCGAAGCTGATTGGCACCATGAACGATCCGCAGTACGCAAAGGCCATCGACACGCTGATGGCAACTGCCTTCCGCCCGAACGCGAAGCCGCCGCAGCGCGCGAGTCGTTAA
- the psbD gene encoding photosystem II D2 protein (photosystem q(a) protein) — protein sequence MTIAVGRAQAQRGWFDVLDDWLKRDRFVFIGWSGLLLFPCAYLAVGGWLTGTTFVSSWYTHGLASSYLEGCNFLTVAVSTPPNSLGHSLLFLWGPEAQGDFVRWCQLGGLWTFVALHGAFGLIGFMLRQFEISRLVGIRPYNAIAFSAPIAVFVSVFLMYPLGQSGWFFAPSFGVAAIFRFLLFFQGFHNWTLNPFHMMGVAGVLGGALLCAIHGATVENTLFEDGENANTFRAFNPTQAEETYSMVTANRFWSQIFGIAFSNKRWLHFFMLFVPVTGLWMSSVGIIGLGLNLRAYDFVSQEIRAAEDPEFETFYTKNILLNEGIRAWLAPQDQPHEGFAFPEEVLPRGNAL from the coding sequence ATGACCATCGCAGTCGGACGCGCACAGGCCCAGCGAGGATGGTTTGACGTTCTCGACGACTGGCTGAAGCGCGATCGGTTTGTGTTCATTGGGTGGTCTGGTTTGCTGCTGTTCCCCTGCGCCTACTTGGCGGTTGGGGGATGGCTGACGGGGACCACCTTCGTAAGCTCGTGGTACACCCACGGGTTGGCATCGTCCTACCTGGAAGGATGCAACTTTTTGACCGTGGCGGTGTCGACACCGCCCAACAGCCTGGGACACTCCCTGCTGTTTTTGTGGGGACCTGAGGCCCAAGGGGACTTTGTCCGCTGGTGCCAACTGGGAGGTCTGTGGACCTTTGTCGCCCTGCACGGAGCTTTCGGGTTGATCGGGTTCATGCTGCGTCAGTTTGAGATTTCTCGACTGGTGGGCATTCGTCCGTACAACGCGATCGCCTTCAGCGCGCCGATTGCAGTGTTTGTGTCGGTGTTTCTGATGTACCCGCTGGGTCAGTCTGGCTGGTTTTTTGCACCGAGCTTTGGTGTAGCGGCGATTTTCCGCTTTCTGCTGTTCTTCCAAGGTTTCCACAACTGGACGTTGAACCCCTTCCACATGATGGGAGTGGCTGGCGTTCTGGGGGGTGCACTGCTGTGCGCGATCCACGGAGCGACGGTGGAGAACACGCTGTTTGAGGACGGCGAGAACGCGAACACCTTCCGGGCGTTCAACCCGACGCAGGCAGAAGAGACGTACTCGATGGTGACGGCGAACCGTTTCTGGTCGCAGATCTTCGGGATTGCGTTTTCGAACAAGCGCTGGCTGCACTTCTTCATGCTGTTCGTGCCTGTGACGGGCCTGTGGATGAGCTCGGTGGGTATCATTGGTTTGGGTCTGAACCTGCGGGCATACGACTTTGTTTCGCAGGAGATTCGGGCAGCGGAGGACCCTGAGTTCGAGACGTTCTACACGAAGAACATCTTGCTGAACGAGGGTATCCGGGCCTGGTTGGCGCCGCAGGACCAGCCGCACGAAGGATTTGCTTTCCCTGAGGAAGTACTGCCTCGCGGTAACGCTCTCTAA
- a CDS encoding YdcF family protein, with the protein MPKNSRYERDRCHKRGFWKRMVALIAMILGLWLLTVGARLLLAARHPVDGYFVLGGSIRREIVVADLVRQRPEIPVLISQGSEAPCIRAIFQRALAPADRVWLETCAQSTFGNFFYGLPILRRWRVHKVKLLTSATHLPRARWMAQILLGAHGIWVEVEVVPETGIPGNRESWLKTALDVTRSLGWAVISQGWQPQCGAVMPLATVDGRVGRSPAVRCEHQGQLIP; encoded by the coding sequence ATGCCCAAGAATTCTCGATATGAACGCGATCGCTGTCACAAACGCGGCTTTTGGAAACGGATGGTCGCCCTGATCGCGATGATTTTGGGTCTGTGGCTGCTGACGGTAGGCGCAAGGCTGTTGCTAGCAGCGCGCCACCCAGTGGATGGCTACTTTGTGCTGGGGGGCAGCATCCGCCGGGAGATAGTGGTGGCGGATCTGGTGCGTCAGCGCCCGGAGATACCAGTTTTGATTTCCCAAGGGTCTGAGGCACCCTGCATTCGGGCGATTTTTCAGCGAGCTTTGGCACCAGCCGATCGCGTGTGGCTAGAAACCTGCGCCCAATCAACCTTTGGAAATTTTTTCTATGGCTTGCCGATTTTGCGGCGCTGGAGAGTCCATAAGGTCAAGCTGCTAACTTCGGCGACCCATCTGCCGCGAGCGAGGTGGATGGCGCAGATCTTGCTGGGGGCTCACGGGATATGGGTGGAGGTGGAAGTGGTGCCAGAAACCGGAATTCCGGGAAACCGGGAATCGTGGCTGAAGACGGCGCTGGATGTGACGCGTAGCCTGGGGTGGGCGGTGATCAGTCAGGGATGGCAGCCCCAGTGTGGGGCGGTAATGCCGCTAGCGACAGTCGATGGGAGAGTCGGGCGATCGCCGGCGGTCCGCTGCGAGCATCAAGGGCAATTAATTCCCTGA
- the cobN gene encoding cobaltochelatase subunit CobN, with protein sequence MHRLAATPGGWTPDTEGVIFVEQTPAPLVILTAADTDIQAIAQALPHLPSDFPALRVANLLQLQQALTIDTYAEDVLEQAQGIVLRLLGGRAYWSYGLEVVQELAEHRGIALIVLPGDDRPDPDLMSLSTVPLRAVHELWQYFTEGGVENLAQGLQHLAQVVLGLSYRPLAPQPVPRVGRYPFQTPQARDSSTRFRVGVLFYRAHYLAGNTAPIDALCEAIAAQNLEPVPVFVASMQDPDLPEELEAHFRPSDAPRIDLLLNCTSFSLAKLSTEQPKLDLWRALDVPILQVILSGGTAEQWRSQVRGLSPRDTAMNVALPEVDGRIISRAVSFKTVQAHHPRLETDVVIYEPARDRVEFVAALAAAWVHLRHTPPPDRRVALVLANYPTRNGRLANGVGLDTPASCVAVLAAMQAAGYRVDSPPQSSEELIAQLTAGRTNDPENQAMWDARQQFSLPEGCRPSVIDTLPLAEYRRFFAGLPEAVQQAICDRWGAPDRYAPQGEFAIAGIRLGNVFVGIQPARGYDLDPALNYHAPDLEPPHTYLAFYYWLRSRFGAQAIAHLGKHGNLEWLPGKSVALAESCFPEAVFGPMPHLYPFIVNDPGEGSQAKRRAQAVILDHLTPPLTRAELYGPLQQVEHLVDEYYEAQTLDPTRLPLIRDRLLQVIDEAQLHRDLGLEEFAEALTEGDRPISQPSTVDAAAFETAILNSLDGYLCELKEAQIRDGLHIFGQCPQGRQLRDLAVAIARSPARQRQGLTRAIAQDLGLEADPLGPDLGERLAEGDRQILASGSRSPEALRTVGDAVEILEAIAARLLEALVDSPIDDSSNLPTLAEAWRAIAPDAPGAPSSTATATELAWISRHLLPNLRQTSQEITQFLRALDGRYVPSGPSGAPTRGRPEVLPTGRNFYSVDIRALPTETAWDVGRKAAEALVERYVQDNGEYPRSIGLSVWGTSTMRTGGDDIAEALALLGVQPVWDGPSRRVVDFEVLPVSLLGRPRVDVTLRISGFFRDAFPNLIDLFDQAVEAIAALPEPPDQNPLAAQVHQETQRWQAAGLPADQAQTRAQYRVFGSKPGAYGAGLQGLIEAQNWQDDADLARAYINWSSYAYTRQGEGRAAPEAFGDRLRQMQVVLHNQDNREHDLLDSDDYYQFQGGLTAAVRAIQGRNPQTYFGDHSRPESPRVRSLRQEIARVYRSRVVNPKWIAGVMRHGYKGAFEMAATVDYLFAYDATARCVEDHMYTGVAEAYLLDPEVQAFIQAKNPWALRDMAERLLEAQQRGLWASASPDLLDDLRSLVHEAEGAIEAGT encoded by the coding sequence ATGCATCGCCTTGCAGCCACTCCCGGCGGCTGGACCCCGGATACAGAGGGCGTCATTTTTGTGGAGCAAACTCCCGCTCCGCTGGTGATCCTGACAGCAGCAGACACAGATATTCAGGCGATCGCCCAGGCCCTGCCCCATTTACCGTCGGATTTTCCGGCGCTGCGGGTGGCAAACTTGCTCCAGCTCCAGCAGGCCCTGACCATCGACACCTACGCCGAGGACGTCCTAGAGCAGGCCCAAGGCATCGTGCTGCGTCTGCTGGGGGGACGAGCCTACTGGTCCTACGGCCTAGAGGTGGTGCAGGAGCTGGCCGAGCACCGCGGCATTGCCCTGATCGTGCTGCCAGGGGACGATCGCCCCGATCCAGACTTGATGAGTCTCTCGACGGTCCCCCTGCGGGCGGTTCACGAGCTGTGGCAGTACTTCACCGAAGGGGGCGTCGAAAACCTGGCCCAGGGACTCCAGCACCTGGCCCAGGTAGTGCTGGGACTGTCCTATAGGCCGCTGGCGCCCCAGCCGGTGCCTCGAGTGGGCCGCTATCCGTTCCAGACTCCCCAGGCGCGTGATTCTTCGACCCGGTTTCGGGTGGGGGTGCTGTTTTACCGGGCGCACTATCTGGCGGGCAACACGGCACCCATCGATGCGCTCTGTGAGGCGATCGCCGCCCAAAATCTCGAGCCGGTGCCTGTCTTTGTCGCCTCCATGCAAGATCCCGATCTGCCAGAAGAGCTAGAGGCCCATTTCCGGCCATCGGACGCGCCGAGGATTGATTTGCTGCTCAACTGCACGAGCTTTTCCCTAGCGAAGCTCTCGACGGAGCAGCCCAAGCTGGATCTGTGGCGGGCCCTCGACGTTCCGATCTTGCAGGTGATCTTGAGCGGGGGGACTGCGGAGCAGTGGCGATCGCAGGTGCGGGGACTGTCGCCTCGGGACACGGCCATGAATGTGGCGCTGCCCGAAGTCGATGGCCGCATCATTAGCCGCGCCGTCTCCTTCAAGACCGTGCAGGCCCATCACCCCCGCCTCGAAACGGACGTCGTCATCTACGAGCCTGCGCGCGATCGCGTGGAGTTTGTGGCGGCGCTGGCCGCAGCCTGGGTGCATCTGCGCCACACCCCACCGCCGGATCGCCGAGTCGCCTTGGTCCTGGCCAATTACCCGACCCGCAACGGTCGCCTAGCCAACGGCGTTGGGCTGGATACCCCGGCTAGCTGCGTGGCCGTTTTGGCGGCAATGCAGGCCGCAGGGTACCGCGTTGATAGTCCGCCGCAATCGAGCGAGGAGCTGATCGCCCAGCTAACGGCGGGCCGAACCAACGACCCTGAAAATCAGGCGATGTGGGACGCGCGGCAACAGTTTTCGCTGCCGGAGGGCTGCCGGCCATCGGTGATCGACACTCTGCCGCTGGCGGAATATCGGCGCTTTTTTGCTGGACTGCCCGAGGCGGTGCAGCAGGCCATTTGCGATCGCTGGGGAGCGCCGGATCGCTACGCACCCCAGGGAGAATTTGCGATCGCTGGCATTCGGCTAGGAAACGTGTTTGTCGGCATTCAGCCGGCCCGGGGCTATGACCTCGACCCGGCGCTGAACTACCACGCGCCGGACTTGGAGCCGCCCCACACCTATTTGGCGTTCTATTACTGGCTGCGATCGCGCTTTGGGGCCCAGGCGATCGCCCACCTCGGCAAACACGGCAACCTCGAATGGCTGCCGGGCAAGAGCGTTGCCCTGGCCGAAAGCTGTTTCCCCGAGGCGGTTTTTGGCCCCATGCCCCACCTGTACCCATTCATCGTGAATGACCCAGGGGAAGGCTCCCAGGCCAAGCGGCGCGCTCAGGCAGTGATTTTGGATCACCTGACTCCGCCTTTGACCCGAGCGGAGCTCTACGGCCCGCTCCAGCAGGTCGAGCACCTCGTGGACGAGTATTACGAAGCCCAGACCCTCGACCCCACGCGCCTGCCGCTGATTCGCGATCGCCTCTTGCAGGTGATTGACGAGGCGCAGCTCCACCGCGATCTGGGACTGGAGGAATTCGCCGAGGCCCTGACCGAGGGCGATCGCCCCATCAGCCAGCCTTCCACCGTTGATGCGGCAGCCTTTGAGACGGCGATCTTGAACTCCCTCGATGGCTATCTCTGCGAGCTCAAGGAAGCCCAAATCCGCGACGGGCTGCACATTTTTGGCCAGTGTCCTCAGGGCCGTCAGCTGCGCGACTTGGCAGTGGCGATCGCCCGCTCTCCGGCCCGCCAGCGCCAGGGCCTCACCCGCGCGATCGCCCAAGACCTAGGGTTAGAGGCCGATCCCCTGGGGCCTGATTTGGGAGAACGCCTTGCGGAGGGCGATCGCCAGATTTTGGCCAGCGGGTCGCGATCGCCCGAAGCCTTGCGCACGGTGGGGGATGCCGTGGAAATCTTGGAGGCGATCGCCGCTCGTCTCTTGGAAGCTCTGGTCGACTCTCCCATCGACGATTCGAGCAATTTACCCACCCTCGCGGAGGCTTGGCGGGCGATCGCGCCTGACGCCCCAGGGGCACCCAGCAGCACCGCCACGGCCACCGAACTGGCCTGGATCAGCCGCCATCTCTTGCCCAATCTCCGCCAGACCTCCCAAGAAATCACCCAGTTTTTGCGGGCTCTCGATGGACGCTACGTGCCCAGCGGCCCCTCCGGCGCACCAACCCGCGGCCGCCCAGAGGTTCTGCCCACCGGGCGCAACTTTTACTCCGTGGACATTCGCGCTCTGCCCACCGAAACCGCCTGGGACGTAGGTCGCAAGGCTGCTGAGGCCCTGGTCGAGCGCTACGTCCAAGACAACGGCGAGTATCCCCGCAGCATTGGCCTGTCGGTGTGGGGCACCTCGACCATGCGCACGGGCGGTGACGACATCGCTGAGGCCCTGGCCCTTCTGGGCGTGCAGCCCGTGTGGGATGGGCCGTCGCGGCGAGTGGTGGACTTTGAAGTGTTGCCCGTGAGTCTGTTGGGCCGTCCTCGGGTCGATGTCACCCTGCGGATTTCGGGCTTTTTCCGAGATGCCTTCCCAAATTTGATCGATCTGTTCGACCAAGCAGTGGAGGCGATCGCCGCCTTGCCAGAGCCGCCCGATCAAAATCCCCTGGCAGCCCAGGTCCATCAGGAAACCCAGCGCTGGCAAGCAGCCGGCCTGCCCGCAGACCAGGCCCAGACCCGTGCCCAGTACCGCGTCTTTGGCTCCAAGCCCGGTGCCTATGGTGCCGGTCTGCAAGGGCTCATTGAGGCCCAAAACTGGCAAGATGACGCCGATCTGGCCCGGGCCTACATCAACTGGAGCAGCTACGCCTACACGCGCCAGGGGGAAGGCCGCGCAGCTCCGGAGGCCTTTGGCGATCGCCTGCGCCAGATGCAGGTAGTCCTGCACAACCAAGACAATCGCGAGCACGATCTCCTCGATTCTGATGACTACTACCAGTTTCAGGGCGGGCTGACCGCCGCCGTGCGGGCCATCCAGGGGCGCAACCCCCAGACCTACTTTGGCGATCACTCTCGGCCCGAAAGTCCTCGGGTGCGATCGCTGCGCCAAGAGATCGCGCGGGTCTACCGCTCGCGGGTCGTCAACCCCAAGTGGATCGCAGGCGTGATGCGCCACGGCTACAAGGGGGCCTTTGAAATGGCGGCCACCGTGGACTATCTCTTTGCCTACGACGCCACAGCCCGCTGCGTCGAGGACCACATGTACACCGGCGTCGCCGAGGCCTATCTTCTGGACCCAGAGGTACAAGCTTTTATTCAAGCCAAAAATCCCTGGGCGCTGCGAGATATGGCAGAGCGGCTGCTAGAAGCCCAGCAGCGAGGACTTTGGGCCTCGGCCTCACCAGACTTGCTCGACGACCTGCGATCGCTGGTGCACGAAGCCGAAGGAGCCATCGAAGCAGGCACCTAG
- a CDS encoding 4a-hydroxytetrahydrobiopterin dehydratase, translated as MAPLLTEAEIQARFDQLRGWELGDKALRCRRTFPGFVEAIEFVNQLVQPAEAMGHHPDLAIAYNKVQITLTTHDAGGLTTKDFELAQIISKI; from the coding sequence ATGGCTCCGTTATTGACAGAGGCTGAAATTCAAGCTCGATTTGACCAGCTCCGCGGTTGGGAGTTGGGAGACAAAGCGCTCCGCTGTCGCCGGACTTTTCCAGGCTTTGTAGAAGCGATCGAATTTGTCAATCAACTGGTTCAGCCTGCCGAGGCAATGGGACATCATCCTGATCTGGCGATCGCCTACAACAAGGTACAGATCACGCTAACAACTCATGATGCCGGCGGGTTAACAACAAAAGATTTTGAGTTGGCTCAAATAATTTCGAAAATTTAG
- a CDS encoding N-acetylmannosamine-6-phosphate 2-epimerase → MVLPEGSLALLETLRGGLVVSCQAPADSPLYEPSVIAAIAQAAVLRGAVGVRIDTPAHIAAVRQRVQAPIIGLWKRQIPGCEVYITPQFEHARAVAEAGADIIAIDATLRPRPAGETVVELIGQIHDSLGKLVMADVDTLEAAIAAVEAGADLVGTTLYGYTPATAGQTPPGWELLSQMTLLGKPAICEGGVASPEMTRKALDLGAHAVVVGTAITGIDLQVQAYCRAIAPAEDHRL, encoded by the coding sequence ATGGTGTTGCCCGAGGGGTCTTTGGCGCTGCTAGAAACGCTCCGTGGTGGCTTGGTGGTGTCCTGTCAGGCGCCCGCCGATTCGCCGCTCTATGAACCGTCAGTGATCGCGGCGATCGCCCAGGCGGCGGTGCTGCGGGGCGCGGTGGGCGTGCGCATCGACACCCCAGCCCACATCGCGGCGGTGCGCCAGCGGGTCCAGGCTCCGATCATTGGGCTGTGGAAGCGGCAAATTCCGGGCTGCGAGGTCTATATCACGCCCCAGTTTGAGCATGCTCGGGCTGTGGCCGAGGCGGGGGCAGACATTATCGCCATCGACGCGACGCTGCGGCCCCGGCCCGCCGGGGAAACGGTGGTGGAGCTGATCGGCCAAATTCACGACTCTCTGGGCAAGCTGGTGATGGCCGATGTGGACACGCTGGAGGCGGCGATCGCGGCGGTCGAAGCGGGCGCTGACCTCGTGGGAACGACCCTCTACGGCTACACGCCAGCGACGGCTGGCCAGACGCCGCCGGGCTGGGAATTGCTGAGCCAGATGACGCTCCTGGGGAAACCGGCGATCTGCGAGGGCGGCGTGGCTTCTCCGGAGATGACCCGCAAGGCCCTGGACCTAGGGGCCCACGCGGTGGTGGTGGGGACGGCGATCACGGGAATTGACTTGCAGGTGCAGGCCTACTGCCGGGCGATCGCCCCGGCGGAGGATCACCGGCTCTAG